The stretch of DNA TCACTGAAATTGTGGGGACAATTCAGTATAGGGGTAACAATGAGTCGTTCAAATGGCAAAGCCTTTGAACTCTGACCATGCCCAAAGGGCATGGATTTTAATGTTCAATTAAAAATTTTATTATTTCATATTGGAAATGGATAGTAACCGCCTTGATATTACCGTTGATTGGATGGGTCTGGGGAATATATACAAAATAGTACAATAACAAATCATTCCATAAGATGGGACAAACAGAACGCTCCCGGTGGATTAACAGTGCTTACGGCAATCCCTTCTCGATACGGATGTTCTCGTTGATTTTTTCCGAGATTACAGCAAGGCGGTGACCTTGGTCAACGCCCAACCTATTGCACATCACGAATTTCACACCCCAAAATGAAGCTTCTCGCTGCAGGCGGCGGGGTATCTTGAGCGGAGTTGCAACGAAGTGACCGCGTCATTCCTTCCCGTACCAAGCCACCAGGTAGCCTGGAGATGACGAAAAAAATTGGCTGAGTGATTTTTTCCAATAATTGGTGGTTGCAGCCCCTCTGATTTGCCGCTACCCTGAGGCCGATCCTGTTTGAAGGGCTTTTCCACGCCGGGAGGTACGACACCATGACACTGCTAATCAAGCTGAACCCAAAGGCTAACATCCCCATATACCGGCAGATAATGGATCAGATCATAGGACTGATCGACACCGGTGCTTTGAAGCCGGGGGCGCATTTGCCCTCTACCCGGGATCTGGCCCACAAATTGGGTCTCAATCGCTCAACCGTGTACAGGGCCTATCAGGAACTCTGGGCCCTGGGTTATGTGGAGAGCCGGCCGGGATCCTACTCTACGGTCCGGAAACGGACCCGGATCGTGTCCGGCGATCTGCCCCGAGAGGACGGTGTGATGGACTGGCATCAAAAATCCACGCCAGGCGGCCGAGCGCTCTATGAAAGCCTGGCAGCCGAAACCACCCTGATTCGGTCTGCATCAGGGTCGGATCTCGTGAATTTTATGCCCCTTTCACCGGACAACCGCCTGTTTCCGCTGGATGATTTTCGCAAGTGCATGAACCAGGCCCTGCACGAGGAGGGGACGGACCTACTCCAGTACGGCGATGTCTTGGGATACGGCCCCCTCAGGGCATTTATCGCCGAGAGGATGCAGCAGCACAGCGTGTCCGTCTCGACAGATGAAATCCTGATCACCACCGGGGCCCAGGGGGCCATTGAACTCCTCTTACACTTACTGACCGAGCCGGGGGCCGACGTTGCCCTCGGGGCCCCCACTTATTCCAGGGCCATTGCCCTGTTCCGGTTGTTCAAGGTGAACATGGTGGAGGTCCCTGTGGGCCATGATGGCATGGATCTGGATATGCTGGAGGGTCTGCTTCAAAAAACGCGGCCACGATTCGTCTACACCATTCCTAACTTTCACAACCCGATGGGTATCACTACGGAGCAGGCCCATCGGGAAAGACTTCTTGAAATTTGCGAAGCGTCCCGGGTTCCCCTGGTGGAAGACGGGTTCGAGGAAGAGATGAAATATTTCGGGAAGACTGTACTTCCCATCAAGTCCATGGATCATCGGGGCGTAGTTATCTACCTGGGCACCTTTTCCAAGGTCCTTTTTCCCGGTCTCCGGATCGGCTGGGTGGCGGCGGATAGGGGCTGCATTGAAAGATTGGCGGCGATTCAACAGGCCCAGATCCTGTCGGGCAACCTGTTGGGCCAGGCGGCCCTGACCCGGTTCTGCCGATCTGGACGCTATGATATGCATATCAAACGCATGCACCGCATATACCGAAAGCGCATGCAGGTGGCTCTGAAGGCCATGAAGGAGGCCTACCTGCCGAATCAGGTCCTGTGGACCCGGCCTGCGGGCGGGTACACCCTCTGGATAGAGCTGAACGGTCTCGACATGGAGGATGAGACCTTGTTCCGTTTCATGGCTGATCGAGGAATTCTGATCTCGCCTGGCAGCCATCATTTTTGCAACCCACCGGACCGCCTCGGCTTTCGAATCTCAATCGCCCACCTGGAGGAGACGGACATCCAAGAGGGAATAAGCCGTCTGGGCATGGCCCTCTGGGACCTTTACGAAAATGCAAGGAGACGACCATGACCATTCCTCTCAAACACACAATCATATACGGCCCGGTCAATTCCAGGAGACTGGGTTCTTCCCTGGGGATCAACATCCTCGGCAGAAGCAAAAAACAGTGCAGCTTCAACTGTGTGTACTGCCAGTACGGATGGACAACGGACATCCCTTCGGAGGATGCATGGGACCAGGCCCCCGGGCCTGATGCCGTCCTCACGGCCCTTGAGGATGCATTGAGGCGCCTTCCCAAACCGCCCCAGTACATCACCTTCTCTGGGAACGGAGAACCGACTCTTCATCCGGCCTTTCCGGAAATTGTAGACAGAGTTCTAGATACGCGGAACCGGCTTTCACCGGACTCCAAGGTCGCAGTGCTCTCAAACAGCTCAACCATCACACGTCTTAAGGTGCAACGTGCCTTGTCCCGGCTGGACGTTCGTATCATGAAACTGGATGCGGGGACCCAAGAGACGTTTCATCGTTTCAACCAGAACGTGATCGGACTATCCCTTGAGGAGGTCGTTGCTGGATTGCAATCCATGGGGGATGTCACCATCCAGGCCCTGTTCGCCAAAGGCCCTGCCGGAAATTTTTCCGAACCCGAGGTCCAGGCCTGGATCAACCGTTTGAAGAGCATTGCTCCGACATCGGTCCAGGTCTACACATTGGCTCGGGGCTATCCCTCAGACGCCATCTCGCCTTTGAGCCGTGAAGAACTGGAAAGTATAGGCGAGGTCCTGAAACAGGAAGGGATTCCCGGCAAGGTCTACTAACGCAGAGTGTGGAGGATGCCGTGTACCTCAGCTCATTATATGTTGAATGGATGCTCAAGGAGCGAATCAGGTGTGTTGGGGGCGACGAGGAGAGGTCATGCAAATGGAGGGACTCAAGGACGCAAAACCGGCACCTCCCCAAACGCTTCAAAGAGAGGTTGGGGGACGGACTGATTCGCCTGGGCTGCCGGTTGAACGGCAGGCCGTTCACTACCGTAACCGGTCCTGTGTGCGAAAAGGGACGCTGATAAAAAACGCATCTTCATCCATGCAAAGCACCTGGATGTCTACTATGGGAAGGTCAGGCCCTTGTTTTTTAAATCGGTCAAATTTTAACATGTCATGAAGTAGTTCGAAATTTACAGTATACAGCTTTGTAACCTTTACCTCTCATTTATTTCTGATTTTGGATGTGTTCTCGGCCTTAGCAGCAACTGCCGGATAATGAGAAAGACGTCCACCGCGCAGAGCAAAGGACGTAAGAGCGGCCAGTCCTTCCCATATGAAAAAACGGTGTGAAGGCGGCCGGACCTCTAAGGGGCTCTCTTATGTCTCGCTGTCGACCTGATCCAGTACCTTGCGGACCTTTCTCCCCAGTTCATCCAGCGTAAAAGGCTTCGGAAGGAATGGCGTCCCTTTTTCCAAGACGCCCCCATGCACAACGGCATCGGGGGCATATCCGGACATGTAGAGCACCTTGATCCCGGGTTTCAGGGCCGAAATCCTTTCATAGAGTTCTCTGCCATGCATGACAGGCATAACAAGGTCGGTGAGCAGTAGGTGGATTTCGTTCCTGTGTTTTTCGGCCATGGTAATGGCCTCGCCCGGCGCAGCCGCCTCCAGGACCCGGTATCCCAGCCTTTCCAGGATCGTCCTGGCAAGCTTGCGGACCTGATCTTCGTCTTCAACAAGCAGGATGGTCTCCTCTCCGCCCTTAAGGGCTACCTCCCCGGACTCCACCGGTTCCGCCTCATCGTCTCCCGTGTACCGGGGGAAGTAGACCTTCACCGTCGTCCCCTTGCCTTGCTCGCTGTAAATGTTGACAAATCCTTTGTTCTGCTTGGCGATGCCGTATACGGTGGAAAGCCCGAGACCTGTACCCTTCCCCTCTTCCTTTGTAGTGAAAAATGGCTCGAAGACGTGCTCCAGCGTCTCCTCGTCCATACCGAAACCCGTATCGCTTACTGCCAGCACCACGTATTCTCCGGGCAGGCAACCCGTGTGTTTGTCCTGAAAGGTCTCATCCAGGGTCGTGTTACCCGTCTCCAGGGTAAGCCTCCCCCCGTTGGGCATCGCATCCCTTGCATTTACAGCCAGGTTCGCCACAACCTGGTCCACCTGGGACTGATCCAGGTACACGGGCCAGAGATTCGGGGACGGTGAGAATACCAACTCGATATGCTCTCCGAGGATTCGCTTCAGCAGCCGTTCCATGTTTTCGAGTTGTACGTTGAAGTCCAGCTTTACCGGCTCAATGGTCTGTCGCCTGGAAAAGGCCAAAAGCTGGCGGGTGAGGTCTGCGGATCGTGCCGCGGCTTCAGAGATCTGTGTCAGATCGTGGAAAAGGGGATCCATGGGCTTGAGCCTGGAGAGGGCAAGATCACAATATCCCCTAATAACACTCAGCATGTTGTTGAAATCATGGGCCACACCTCCGGCAAGTCTCCCTATGGCCTCCATTTTCTGGGCCTGAAAAAGCTGTGCCTCAAGCTTTTTTTGCTCTTCTTCCCTCTTTTTGCGTTCAGTGATGTCAACGAAACTCCCTTCGCAATAGAGAATGTTACCTGAAGAATCCTGCACCGCCCGCGCATTCATGCGTACCCAGGTGATCTTGCCGTCATACCTTCTCAGGGGCAGTTCCAGGTCCTGGACTACTCCATCACGGGTGATGAAATCCCTGAAAAGCGTTTGATCATCAGGATGGGCACATAATTCGTGAATCCTGACTTCATCCAGTGGTTCTTCTTCGCCTATTCCAAGGATCCTCCGCCCCGCCGGATTGAGGTCCAGGAGGCGGCCCTCAGGGGTTGAACGAAAAAGCCCGGCGGGGAAGTTTTCAAACAACCGACGATATCGGGCTTCGAGTTCCAGGGTGGCCAGCCGCTGTTTGCTTTTTTCAAGCACCGCGCGGACGGCTGCGGGAAGCCGCTTGATATGCCTGATTGACTTAAGCACATAGTCGTCCAGACCGGCCTTCATGGCCTCCACCGCGACCTCCTCGCTTCCAGTGCCGGTAAACATGATCACGGGCATATCCGGAAAACGATTCTTGACCGATTCCAGCACATCGAGCCCTGTTGTCCAATGAAGTTGATAATCCGTTATGATCAGGTCGAAGCCTCCCTTTTCGATGGCCTCTTCAAAGGCCTGCTGATCCTTTATCTGGACGATACGCGGGTCATCGAACTCGCGACTGAGCTCTCTAATCATCAGCAGACGGTCGTCCGGATTATCGTCAATGAGGAGGATATGCAACGTTCCCGACATCGCATGTCTCCTTTCTCGCGGATCATTTCCCAGCCAAAAATACTTCCTGAATGGAGAGGTCCGCGAACCGCATGAGGGTTATCAAAAAGTCGCTTCGTGGTCCCTTTACTTTCGCTTTCACGATTCTGCTCCAGTCGGCAGAATTTTTAAGGATCCGACCGACGATCTTCCGCATCCTGTTGATCCTACAACTCCAACCGTATTACCCGGTATGAGTTGACTTAGGATCCACGGATCCATCTCAAGCCTTTTTCAAATCGACCCAGAAGCGGCTTCCTTCCCTCTTCCCGGGCTCCAGACCGAAACGGCCTTCCATCCGTTCCACCCCCCTTTTCACAATTGCGAGACCCACCCCCGTCCCCTCATAGGTTTCTATCCCATGGAGGCGCTCAAAAATCCGGAATATCCGCTCCCGGTGCTCGGCAGGAACACCAATACCGTTGTCCTCCACCCAGATCCGAACCCGATTTTCTTCCACCTCCGGCCGTATCCTGACCCGAGGCCGCACACCGGGCGCAACGAACTTGATCGCGTTTGAAAGGAGATTAGCCAAAATCTGCTCCAAGACCAACGGGTTCCCATAAACCTCGGGCAACGGCCTTGCCACATCCATGACCGCCCCACGTTCTCTAATCTCTGCTTCCAGTTGTGCCAGAACGCGGTCCATTACCTGCTCCAGACTCACCCTGAAAAGTTCGACCTTCATGCGGCTCAGACGACTGTATTGCAGAAGATCCTGGATCAAGACATCCATACGCCTTGCCGAAGCCGTAATACGCCGGGCGTATTCCCTGCCCTCTTGACTCAGCCCTTCGGCATAATCCTCCAGGAGGGCCTGAGCAAAACCCTCCATCGCACGGAGAGGTGCTCGAAGGTCGTGGGATACGGAGTAAGTGAAGGCCTCTAGTTCCTCGTTGGCTCGCTCCAGTTGCTTTGATGTCCGCTCCAGGTTCCGGTTGGCCCCCTGAAAGTCTTCGAGAAGATTGGCCAGGGCCCGGTTTAAATGCTCTACTTCCCGTACCCGGGCCTGAAGTTCAGCGGTCCGTTCGGAAACTGTTTGTTCCAACTGCTCGCTCTGTCTTCGCAGCCTTTCCTCAGCCAGGTTTCTGGCGGTGATCTGTTCCTCCAACTCTCTTGTCCTGGCGCGCACCTGGGCCCTCAGGAAAAAATTACCCGCAAGGAAAAGCAGGACCAGGCTCCCGGCGCCACCCAACACCCACCAAAACCACACCGGGAAGGTTGGTTTGCCGCCAACCCCGAACCATCGGTTCATGGACCGGTAATAAACCGATCCTTTATCCTCCTTAAGGGTCATCAGATACCGATCGATGGTGGAAGCAATGTCCAGGTTTCTTCCCTCCGGGACGGCGAAACGGAGCTCAACCGGGCAACAGATGACCGGGCTGCGGAACACATTAAAGTCTTTCTCATGCAACAACCCGTAAAGCCGTGTGATCAAGGCCGCATCAGCCTCCCCTTGTTCAAGGATCCTGAACACCTGGGAATAGGTCTCCACTTGAACAAAATCACTCTTGATCCCGAAGCGGCGTAAAATGGAGCGGAATCCTTTGCTATATACGTCTCCCTTGAGGACTGCCACTCTTTTTCCGGAAAGATCCAAGATGGACTCTATACCGCTGTTTATCTTCCCGGTATAGAGCTGTCCCCAGTTTGAAAGCAGGGTCTCGTTGGTGAAATCGAACCTCTCGTCCCGTTCTTCCGAGTAAGCAATACCCACCAGCAGATCGATCCCGGCCTTTTCCAACCGATCCAGGCATTGTGCCCATGTCCCGTGAACATATTCGATACGCCATCCTTCTCTCTCAGCGATGGTTTCAAGCACATCAATATATAATCCCTGCACTTTTCCGTCCGAATTGGTGAATACCAGGGGTTCATTTTCGTAAACCCCGACCTTCAAGGTCTTATCGGCGAAAAGGGTTTTCTCTCCACTGAACGGAAAGAAGAACCAGGGGAAGAATAAAAGTATGGTCAGAGTCCTTTTCAGCACCAGGCTTCCCTTGCCTCCCAGTCCGGGCCACACTCTTTATATCCTCAAGGGATCATCCGCCACGGGTTCCATTCCAGCCTCTCGGATCTGTGCCCGAAGCCGGGCGATGATTCCCTTGAGTTCCTTCATGCGGACTTCTCGATCCGCCATCAAATCGACCATTCGGCGCAGGTCCCGGGTTCGCTCCTTTACCCGCTGTTCGAGTTCGTCCGCCTGAGCCCTTACCTGCTCATAAAGGAGTGCATTCCGGATTCCAACGGCCACCCCATCTGCCAGGGTCTCCAGAAATTCGGCCTGGGATTCGAAGTCTCGCTCCGTTCCACAGGCCACACCCAAGATTCCGACTACTTCCGCTCCAGCCCGTAGAGGCAGCGCAGCGAAGCTGCAAAGTCCCGCATTCTTGCACTCGTCCAGGGTGCAACGCGGATCCTTGTGGATATTCCTTGAGTAAACCGGTTTTTCCTCTTCCAAGGCCAATCCGCAAAGGCATTCCCCGACATGATGTATGGGTATTTCCTCGAGGAGAAAAGGGGAATCTTCCGGACCCATGCCTTTAAGGGTCAGGACGTCTTGTTTCTTCAGGAATACCAGAGCCAGGTCCGGAGAGGCGGCCGCAAGAATACCATGAAGGGCCGCCTCGATAACTTTGTCCAGGGAAAGGCAGGAGCTTACTTCGGTACCAAGGAGGTTGAGAGCACTCAGTTCGAGAGACCGTTGCCGGAGTTCTTCCTCGGTCCGCTTCTGATCCGTGATCTCCTGCATGCTCCCTTCGTAATAAAGCAAATGGCCCTTGTTGTCGCAAACGGCCCGGGAATTCTCTTCAACCCATATAACAGCACCGTCCCTCCGACGCAGTCTCACCTGGAAGCGATGCACCGATTCCCCCTTTTTTATCGTCGCTTGCCAAAACCTGCGATCCTCGGGTTCCACGAAAAGGTCAGCCGGTCTGATCTTCACCAGGAATCGAGGATGGGAATACCCCAGAAGCCGAGCCGTGGTCATGTTGGCCTCAAGAATCCGGCCCTCCGGAGTACAGCGGTAAAGGCCCAATGGGACATCGTCAAACAGGCGACCAGGGCGCCCGTGGAATTCAAAAGACATTTTTCTTGTATGCAGGAGCGCATCAACCCGGGTCATCAGTTCATTTCTCCCGATGGGCGCAAAGATCAACTCGTCCACCGTATGGCGGAGGTGGCAGGCAATAGATTCAAGATCGCTGCGGGGAATAACGAGCAGAAAGGGAAGGAAAACGGGTTGCGCGGTCTCCTTGAGGTTTCCGATATTTCGTATATAGCGCTTTAAGGCCGTACCGTCCACGATACCCAGGTCGAAACCTGCAACGCTCTCATCAGGCGTCCCTTTCGTCACGACCTGGAACCTTGCCCCCAACCATTCTTTGAGGAGGGCACGGTGTTCCTTGTGCTCCAGGAAAAGGGCGATGCGTTCCATGCGATTCCTCCGGTCGTCCCTGGGTAAACCGGTAGATCAGCATCCGGGGGACTAGGAAAGCATGATTTACGCATTCATAGTAAACGGGCAGCTTGTTTGGCTGCGGTTTGCAGGGGCATCCTGATGAAAAATCCCTGGATACCCTTTCAGACTACAGCAGGCTGTTAAAAAACAACTTCACTCGCTACGTTTTTCAACAACCTGCCAGGAGTTTGATATCCAAAAAAAGACGACCGGGGCTATAAGGTCAAGTAAAAACAGACAACTTTTATCGAGCAGCAACGCCCAGCAGTCGCATCGCCTAGAACCCTTTTGGGCCCAGGCAGTCCGACACTGATATTTGGTTTTCCTCAACATCAATAATCTGATAATTCCTTATTCAACTTGACTCTCAGCCTTTCCGCCCATGGAGACTTCTTAAAAACCTTGTCAGGATCAAGCAGTTCAAGAATCTTGAAAGAATGGGCGCCCTTTCTGTATTCACCCTTTTGCGTATGGTGAGTCGAATTTTCCAATGCATCAAAAAGCTGTTGTTTCTCAACTGTTTCAATATCTGGATTGCCGGGCAGGGCAGTGGACTGGTAGTTATTGCCGAAAAAATTCTGCAAGCACTGCCGGTCAGCCAGGAACCACGCTTCCATGCATTGAACCATCAAATGGGCCTGTTCATCGTCTGAATTTGCCGGTTGCTCCCAGCAGTCAAGAGCATGAAGATGTCCCCATGGATCGAAATGTCCTGCCCGCTGATGCTGAGATTGAACAGGAGCTTCACTATCAACCAGCAACAGCGGCAATTCTTCGTTGGTTGCTGTCCCTACGGCCGTACAAAAATCATCATAGGTGGAACCACGCGAGCCACAGGCGACGATTCTCGGCATTCTGCCTTTGAATCCGGCCTTTTCAAAGAACTTGGAGAAAGCCCTGCGGCATTCGCGTTTAAGCTTTGCATGGTCTCCTCCGCCTTCCACGTAAATTTTAATCTTTCTGCTCACCAGCGGGTCCCTCCGATTT from Deltaproteobacteria bacterium encodes:
- a CDS encoding PLP-dependent aminotransferase family protein, with translation MTLLIKLNPKANIPIYRQIMDQIIGLIDTGALKPGAHLPSTRDLAHKLGLNRSTVYRAYQELWALGYVESRPGSYSTVRKRTRIVSGDLPREDGVMDWHQKSTPGGRALYESLAAETTLIRSASGSDLVNFMPLSPDNRLFPLDDFRKCMNQALHEEGTDLLQYGDVLGYGPLRAFIAERMQQHSVSVSTDEILITTGAQGAIELLLHLLTEPGADVALGAPTYSRAIALFRLFKVNMVEVPVGHDGMDLDMLEGLLQKTRPRFVYTIPNFHNPMGITTEQAHRERLLEICEASRVPLVEDGFEEEMKYFGKTVLPIKSMDHRGVVIYLGTFSKVLFPGLRIGWVAADRGCIERLAAIQQAQILSGNLLGQAALTRFCRSGRYDMHIKRMHRIYRKRMQVALKAMKEAYLPNQVLWTRPAGGYTLWIELNGLDMEDETLFRFMADRGILISPGSHHFCNPPDRLGFRISIAHLEETDIQEGISRLGMALWDLYENARRRP
- a CDS encoding radical SAM protein produces the protein MTIPLKHTIIYGPVNSRRLGSSLGINILGRSKKQCSFNCVYCQYGWTTDIPSEDAWDQAPGPDAVLTALEDALRRLPKPPQYITFSGNGEPTLHPAFPEIVDRVLDTRNRLSPDSKVAVLSNSSTITRLKVQRALSRLDVRIMKLDAGTQETFHRFNQNVIGLSLEEVVAGLQSMGDVTIQALFAKGPAGNFSEPEVQAWINRLKSIAPTSVQVYTLARGYPSDAISPLSREELESIGEVLKQEGIPGKVY
- a CDS encoding response regulator, whose amino-acid sequence is MSGTLHILLIDDNPDDRLLMIRELSREFDDPRIVQIKDQQAFEEAIEKGGFDLIITDYQLHWTTGLDVLESVKNRFPDMPVIMFTGTGSEEVAVEAMKAGLDDYVLKSIRHIKRLPAAVRAVLEKSKQRLATLELEARYRRLFENFPAGLFRSTPEGRLLDLNPAGRRILGIGEEEPLDEVRIHELCAHPDDQTLFRDFITRDGVVQDLELPLRRYDGKITWVRMNARAVQDSSGNILYCEGSFVDITERKKREEEQKKLEAQLFQAQKMEAIGRLAGGVAHDFNNMLSVIRGYCDLALSRLKPMDPLFHDLTQISEAAARSADLTRQLLAFSRRQTIEPVKLDFNVQLENMERLLKRILGEHIELVFSPSPNLWPVYLDQSQVDQVVANLAVNARDAMPNGGRLTLETGNTTLDETFQDKHTGCLPGEYVVLAVSDTGFGMDEETLEHVFEPFFTTKEEGKGTGLGLSTVYGIAKQNKGFVNIYSEQGKGTTVKVYFPRYTGDDEAEPVESGEVALKGGEETILLVEDEDQVRKLARTILERLGYRVLEAAAPGEAITMAEKHRNEIHLLLTDLVMPVMHGRELYERISALKPGIKVLYMSGYAPDAVVHGGVLEKGTPFLPKPFTLDELGRKVRKVLDQVDSET
- a CDS encoding transporter substrate-binding domain-containing protein — translated: MLKRTLTILLFFPWFFFPFSGEKTLFADKTLKVGVYENEPLVFTNSDGKVQGLYIDVLETIAEREGWRIEYVHGTWAQCLDRLEKAGIDLLVGIAYSEERDERFDFTNETLLSNWGQLYTGKINSGIESILDLSGKRVAVLKGDVYSKGFRSILRRFGIKSDFVQVETYSQVFRILEQGEADAALITRLYGLLHEKDFNVFRSPVICCPVELRFAVPEGRNLDIASTIDRYLMTLKEDKGSVYYRSMNRWFGVGGKPTFPVWFWWVLGGAGSLVLLFLAGNFFLRAQVRARTRELEEQITARNLAEERLRRQSEQLEQTVSERTAELQARVREVEHLNRALANLLEDFQGANRNLERTSKQLERANEELEAFTYSVSHDLRAPLRAMEGFAQALLEDYAEGLSQEGREYARRITASARRMDVLIQDLLQYSRLSRMKVELFRVSLEQVMDRVLAQLEAEIRERGAVMDVARPLPEVYGNPLVLEQILANLLSNAIKFVAPGVRPRVRIRPEVEENRVRIWVEDNGIGVPAEHRERIFRIFERLHGIETYEGTGVGLAIVKRGVERMEGRFGLEPGKREGSRFWVDLKKA
- a CDS encoding PAS domain S-box protein, with protein sequence MERIALFLEHKEHRALLKEWLGARFQVVTKGTPDESVAGFDLGIVDGTALKRYIRNIGNLKETAQPVFLPFLLVIPRSDLESIACHLRHTVDELIFAPIGRNELMTRVDALLHTRKMSFEFHGRPGRLFDDVPLGLYRCTPEGRILEANMTTARLLGYSHPRFLVKIRPADLFVEPEDRRFWQATIKKGESVHRFQVRLRRRDGAVIWVEENSRAVCDNKGHLLYYEGSMQEITDQKRTEEELRQRSLELSALNLLGTEVSSCLSLDKVIEAALHGILAAASPDLALVFLKKQDVLTLKGMGPEDSPFLLEEIPIHHVGECLCGLALEEEKPVYSRNIHKDPRCTLDECKNAGLCSFAALPLRAGAEVVGILGVACGTERDFESQAEFLETLADGVAVGIRNALLYEQVRAQADELEQRVKERTRDLRRMVDLMADREVRMKELKGIIARLRAQIREAGMEPVADDPLRI
- a CDS encoding DUF4276 family protein; translated protein: MKIYVEGGGDHAKLKRECRRAFSKFFEKAGFKGRMPRIVACGSRGSTYDDFCTAVGTATNEELPLLLVDSEAPVQSQHQRAGHFDPWGHLHALDCWEQPANSDDEQAHLMVQCMEAWFLADRQCLQNFFGNNYQSTALPGNPDIETVEKQQLFDALENSTHHTQKGEYRKGAHSFKILELLDPDKVFKKSPWAERLRVKLNKELSDY